DNA sequence from the Lodderomyces elongisporus chromosome 5, complete sequence genome:
AAATTTATCATAGTAGTACATACACCTCCAATAGCTGAAGTTGTTGCGAGCGCAGCTGCTAAGGCAGTTAATACTTTGAATTGCATAGTGTATTAATAGTGGTTAAACCTTTGCTGTTGATCTGGTTAGCGAGCGAAAAGCGAAAGGAACAAAGTTTACTTGatcaaaagattaaaaatcaaataactaaaaggaaaaagaagtaaacgaaagaaaaggtAGATGTAAAAGTGTTGTAGGTTTTGTCTTATTGGATTTTTGGGTtgttatttatttctttgttgttgttgttgttgttgttaattttttttttatttatttatttcagctgtcttttattttgtgtttgctaaaagaagaaaatagtCAACGAATCTGGAAGTGTGCGAATGAGAGAatgtatacaaaaaaaaaaaagtgttttgttttgtgtcTGCAAGTATTCGAAGTGGAGGCGGAAATGCTAGGGGATCGGTGGTGGTGAGAGAGGGGGGGCCTAAAAGTCCCTTGCGAGTGACAATGTCGGATCTGGCAATCATTTATTAATACCAAAAGTACACTacctccttttcttttcttcttttttctttccctctCTTTCCCTCTCTTGCTTTCTGTCGGTTAAAGGTGAAATGTATGATAAAGAAATTGGTACAAAGTACACTACCTTGGGCAAttgctcttttcttttctcattttcattctcaattttattttcaattttatttctctttctttgttgtctTTGATATTTTCCTTACGCAATTATTACATAATATCAATtgagaaaaacaaagaaaagtgaGAGAGAATTACCCCATTTAGACATCACCTTAACCCAAACACTTGCTGTAgatgtatgtgtgtatggATGTTAGCTATTACATTCTATAAATAgattattttttctataATATTTACCCGCTTACCACTCAAGTTTATggtaattttcttttcttctttattattgaatatctttttttttcattgcGCCTCTACAGTGTGACGAAGATAATCAGATGACATATAAGCAGATCTAGACTCGCAATGAAATATCgaacaactttttcttctcttttctttacacATGAGAACATGCACGTGacaaaaaatatttgatcttcaaatatatatatatatatgaaccttgattctctttctttctacatttgttttgcttttaattctttccttactgtttattttaattaaCTTTTATTAGTTAACTACTTTACTCTCTCTATTCTAATAGCTTTGTCAATGCAATCAATACACCATCCTCAGTCCTACAGCCCAATGGAATGTTCAACTTATAATCAAACAATTTCAGCACACCATCCAATCCTTCAAACATTGTTGACTTGgcctcttcatcatcttcaaaacTCAACTGGAAGTCTTTGTAATTgcccaccaccaccaatatcTTTTTGCtattatctttttcttcctcttgtacttgtgcttgttgttgttgacgactttcttcatcatcttcgtACTCCTTCACTTCATCCAACACCTTACCCAACTTATTGAAATAGTCATCGCACAGCACAAACACAGTACAATTGTAACCATCAACCACTGGTGACTTTGTAAATACTTTGTGGAACCCATCATCAACGACACGCACCAAATAGCCAAAACTTGACTCGTGGCCAACAACACCATATGCTCTTTGCGGACTCACAATagttttgttcttcaaaTCAACAGTAACCCGCAGATAAATAGGGATTTCTCTACTAATATCCAATTCCAATGCTTCACGTTCACCAATATTGACATATTTACTAACAGTGACTTTATGCGGTGCCTTGACTCTGAATTTCTTACTCTTCAGCTTTGCCTTGATCTTTGGCGTTTCTCGTGGTATAATGATTCCTTCTTTGAAATCCCTATAAACTTCGTTGTTTTGCATAAATGGCAACGTTGTAATTTTTGGCAATTTGTATGCATATTTAAACTTGTGCAAAATGTCTTGCATGTGTGGATTGAGATGCGGCAGGAAAACCGTCTTGATTAAATAGGGTGGGGTAATAAAGAATTGAAGCAAACTGGCCAACAACAATGCATCTTCCTTTGATTTATCAAAAGATCCATTTGCTTTGTCATTTCccttatttttcttttcctcaaCACCATCCAGTACTGGGTTGAAATCCTCATTGAACACAACTTTGTTCCCAACAGTCACAGCAGATGGAGTTTTCTGTTCTTCATCTCCCTTGGCTCCCATTCTCTTTTCAGGCACtttcaaaacaacaatCTCAGCAACATTGTAAATGAGACACGCCTTGGCTATTTGGTAACATATCatggttttttgttctaaATTATGGGCATTCTTGTTTGAAATCACCGTGGATGGTATACATATCGAAATTGATGTTCTAGGATGTGGAGCTTTTGTAGGTTTCTTTACCTCCTTTTGCTCAACTTTTTCAGtcgcttttctttttgccaTTTTGATAAAGTATGTTAATGACAATATTCACGAtacttctttttgattttggtttAAATCAGTTTAATTTAGTTTGATTTAATTTGCTTTGattcgttttcttttttaatttttaactctctttttttttttttttttttttttttttacttttactttttcttttggtaaaTAGTCGACTTTCCCATCGCTCTCTTTAATCATAACTTACAAATGCAACTTTTCTCGATGCGCATCAGCCCAAAAGAGCTGGTCCTACGCATCGCTACCAGCTTGAAAACACTACTAAtacttttgcaaccaaataCCGGCCCACCTCCCTTCcccaacaaaacaaaacaaaaaaagcaaaaaaagttaaaaaaatagaaacaacAGCATGTTGACTAATCatttaaaacaaaatttgaaattattTACCTTCAATTTTACAAACTCAACTCTATATACACCTTATATCAAACGGAAAACCAATACAtagttttctctttatctataaaagttttttgattcaatttgttttgttcttcctttctctctctctctctctctctctctctctctctctctggtGCTcccctcttttcttttttcttttgttcaaatttgaaaaattccTTGTTTATCAATAATTAGTCTATTAATTTTCTTCAGTGttaacttcttcttctccttcctcttcttcttcctcctcttcttcttcctcattttcatcatcgttAGCTTGTTCAGCTTCGAATTTAGCAATTCTAGCCTTGGCTCTTTCAATATTCTTTTGAGTTTGCTCCTCTTGTTTATCTTGCAATGCCTCCAAAGTTTCTTTCAAGAGTTTAATAGTTTCTGGCACATCATCCTCTTTCAATGGGAATGGAATGTGCAAATCACtcaaagcaacaacaatttctGGTGCAACAGAAAAGTTCTTGGCCTTTgactgctgttgttgttgctgttgttgctgctgctgcttcttAGCACCTTTGcccttctttttgttaCCGACAAAGAAtgcttcttgttcttttttgacaATGACCAAGTCCTCTGGGAATTCAATCGTTCTAGCGgcattgtttgttgttgaagggatgtttgagtttgaaccATTGTTGATTTGGTTTTCTTGCTTGGTTGGCTTAACGTACGATGGATCAAAGTAACTCAAACAATTATGAAGAGAGTTGATTTCTTCAGTGAATGCAGGAACTGAAGCCTCGGCCAATTCTGCCTCaattctcttcttcaatttggcttttttctcttccaaAATTTGTGCTTTGTACTCTTCTTCCCTCTTGGCTTTCTCCTCAGCCATGAGTTTCTTGAAATGAGCAAACTTTTCGTCAAATTCAGCTCTCAACTTTCTAATCTCATCATATTTGGCatctttttgcttcttcaactCACCTCTCTTGTCATACAACTCATTTCTCTTGGAAATGATGGTCTTGTTTGACTCATTGATCTCATCAACCTTCTTCTGAAGTGCATCGTATTGAGCATTCAACTCTTTGTTGTGAGTTGCTGcaaccttctttttcaactcaGCAATCTTCTCTTTATCCTGATCAATAGAAGCTTGAGTTTGCTCGATACTTCCAAAATCCTTACGCAACTTACGCAAGGCGCTCATCTCCTTAACATATCTTCTTTCATCAGCCAATTTCAATTGTCCAGCATCAATCAACTTGTCCAAACTATTGATCTTGTCATCGATTTCAGCAACGCTCTTGTAGTTGTTCTTTGaggtttgttgttgaatctctgcaatcttcttcttcatttgaCCGTCAATAGCCTTGATTTGTTCATTCAAAGCATGCCTTTCATTCTTTGAACCGGATTGCTTGGATTGCAATGCCTTCAATTCAGAAGTCaacttgtttctttcatccataattttttgatcaatttgGTGCTTAGCAATTTGAGCAGTGATCTCATTGGAGGCCAAGTCCAATTGTTTAATCTCTTTTCTCAAGTTCTCAATCTGGTCCTTCATGGCCTTGTCATCTGGACGCTTGATGAACTTTCTTTGGGTTGAAGGCTTGGAAGCCGAGGTTTCAGAAAATGAATCACTAGACATTTGTAATGTAtttgatgatttttttttttctttctactGTATTGATTTGTattgaaacaagaaaaaaaaaattaatataaAATACCTAATGTAATGGGCAAGTGCTGGAAGGTGCGCGGGGATGAAGGGGATAAGTGTGTGCTGAGGGTGTGGTGTTGACGTTGGTAAATTAAGTGTGCAATCTATTCAAATGAGGTTTGATCTGCAGACTTCGACAATACTGATTATAACTAATCCAATGAAGTcgtgaagaaaaaaaattatatcaAAAAGGATAAAGGGTAATGTTCGGATACGTCCTAGTTGATTTTGTcgtgattgttgttgttgttgttgttgttattattgacGATGTAGGTAggtaaaggaaaaagtttCTACTTGTCTGGGATATATAGTATTATAAAACTTACGTGTTATTCACAGAGCTTGGGAGATCAAAATATATGAGAcagaggagaaaaaaataataaaaaaaaaatgttgaaaaatttgagaGCACCTCAcacaaaatgaaatgacaaaaaaaaagaaaacgcGCTACCATAATAATATATGGTATACGAGGTATACATTATATGTTTTATATGCTATAAGGCTCACACTTTAATATAATACATAGTTGTCATCTTGTCTTCTTCTCATAAACAGTATTTACCAAAAGCCATTACaaaattccaaaaaaaaaaaaaggaagccCTGATCATTTTATGACTTGCAATATGGTCTATTCTATGTagagcaaaaaagacaaagaaaaatataataGCTTCAATGTCACAGTCAAGAATCAAAGTATATAGAAGTATCTAGAagcaaataaagaaaacaatttagggaaaaaaaaagagtgagagaaaaaattgtaaataacaacaaaataCTTGAAGACTTGAAAGCTGTGAAAAACAGCGCGCACAGAAAGCCAAcgcaaagaaaagaaaaaaaagaaatcagaaaaaaaagaaaaaaaaaaaaaaaagcagagGAAACAGATCGtggaaaaccaaaaaagaaattacaCCAAAAAACTTTCTCGTATAAACGAGAAGCTGAAGTAACAGAGGTTTGACAAAGTATTAATACTACTAACAATCACATAATTATTTCAATATACTATTAataccaccatcaccattaccattaccaccactttCGATTCATAATTTATTCATCTTCCATTCTtaccttctttttgtttttgtgtttATTTCCACataaattttatttatacCACCAACTAGATTCAACTTTGCTTTATTTATCATGTCATCAGAGTATGCCCAATTAGTAGCTAGCCTCACCCCAGAAGCTATCCAACAGAAATGGCCAGAAATCACTCCATTGAAGCAGATTTCTGGTATTCCAAGATCAGCTGGGTCTGATACATCGTCTACTCAGTCATCAACACAGGAAACCGAATTATTTGATGGCCACGACGAAGAACAAATCAGACTCATGGAAGAACTCTGTATCATTTTGGACTATGATGATCACCCCTTAGGTGCAGGTACCAAGAAACTTTGTCACATTATGGAAAACATTAACCAGGGTCTTTTGCATCGTGCATTTTCGGTGTTTTTGTTCAACGAAAGTGGGAAACTATTATTACAACAGAGGGCAGACGAGAAAATCACTTTTCCCGCAATGTGGACAAACACATGCTGCTCTCATCCATTATGTGTGCCGCTGGAGCTTGGGATCGATGTCAAAAGTGGTGCCAAAGATGTTAATTCACTAGACGTTGCTGTTCAAGGTGCTAAGGTTGCCGCACAACGTAAATTGGACCATGAATTGGGTATTTCATTGCAAGACGTGCCCATTGAAAACTTTACCTACTTGACTCGTATCCACTACAAGTCTGCAAGTGGAGAGGAACAAACCTCGAAATGGGGAGAACACGAAATTGACtatattttgattttgagaaCCAAGGACGATATCACGATCAACGCCAACTACAACGAAGTAAAAGATTACAAATATGTAAGCGCTGATGAATTGAAGGAGATGTTCAATGATGAAAACTTGGTGTTTACACCGTGGTTCAAGTTGATCTGCCAAACTTTCTTGTTTAAATGGTGGAGCAACTTGGATAATTTACAGCAATTCAAAGACGATGAGATACACCGTTTACtttagaaaacaaaacaaaaataaatttgtGAATAGCATGAAAATTTATACAATTGTAAAATAAAGCCGAGGCCAGTCTAGATTGGATGCAATGATGAGAGTAAGGGTAGTCTAGTTAAGATCAAGGCAATTGTGAATAACCATTGTCACGATCGTATCTACTGTCACAATTATAGCTAACGCTGCAGCCACAGTCATGGCCCAATTAAAAATGCATTTGGCAAAGCTTCTTTAGCTGTTCAAGtttccctttctcttttattttttcttccactACTTTTCTTCCACTGGTCTATATTATGACGTATTTAAGCACCACAATTGTAGCCTTACGTGAAGCCCCGGACTCAGTGAGTTGTGATTGCGGAAGTCAAAGAATATGCACAAAACGCTACCagagtttttcttttcctttgacttctttcttattgtatttctatctctctctctctctctattttttctttgttcttttttctttgacaCACTCAAACGaactctctttctcctaTTCCCTTTCCCACTCTTTTGGCTAATCTGCTCATTATATTATATTGCAGCCAAGAAGCATATAATTGTTACTGAGAATCCACATCGTTCCGAtcgaagaggaaaaaaaaaaaaagtacgCAACCAATATTTCTAGGTAATTGGTGCCAAAACCTACTCCACTATCGATCTACAGCTTCTTGTATCATCATAAACAGAATACATTTTATAAAACAATGCTTCCTCGAAGTATCAATATATTAAAGCTAAGACCTACAACTCAAGTCACGACAACTGCTCTTAGAGCTCTTGCGACCGAAGCCAAAACCACTCTTGGAGCCACACCTGGAAGCACCAGCACAAGCACCAGCACAAGTACCGCCACCACTACAACTCTTGAATCTACAAGCACATCTACATCAGGGGATGCTACTGAGACCACTATTAAAGAAACTAAAAGCATAAAGCGAAAAAGAACTTTCTTCACCGATGAGTTAAACAAAGGTCCATCATTTGATGATTTCGTCAGTGGCAAGGCTAAGGACATGCTTGAAGACCCACTCGAACTTGCACGTAAAGATCCCAATGCCAAACTACCACTGTGGCTAAAAGTGCCCATTCCCAAGGGTAAATCATTCCATAACGTAAAAAATGATGTGCGTGAATTGAAACTCTCTACAGTGTGTGAG
Encoded proteins:
- the BFR1 gene encoding multicopy suppressor of BFA (Brefeldin A) (BUSCO:EOG09264HOY); protein product: MSSDSFSETSASKPSTQRKFIKRPDDKAMKDQIENLRKEIKQLDLASNEITAQIAKHQIDQKIMDERNKLTSELKALQSKQSGSKNERHALNEQIKAIDGQMKKKIAEIQQQTSKNNYKSVAEIDDKINSLDKLIDAGQLKLADERRYVKEMSALRKLRKDFGSIEQTQASIDQDKEKIAELKKKVAATHNKELNAQYDALQKKVDEINESNKTIISKRNELYDKRGELKKQKDAKYDEIRKLRAEFDEKFAHFKKLMAEEKAKREEEYKAQILEEKKAKLKKRIEAELAEASVPAFTEEINSLHNCLSYFDPSYVKPTKQENQINNGSNSNIPSTTNNAARTIEFPEDLVIVKKEQEAFFVGNKKKGKGAKKQQQQQQQQQQQSKAKNFSVAPEIVVALSDLHIPFPLKEDDVPETIKLLKETLEALQDKQEEQTQKNIERAKARIAKFEAEQANDDENEEEEEEEEEEEGEEEVNTEEN
- the IDI1 gene encoding isopentenyl-diphosphate delta-isomerase idi1 (BUSCO:EOG0926458I), which codes for MSSEYAQLVASLTPEAIQQKWPEITPLKQISGIPRSAGSDTSSTQSSTQETELFDGHDEEQIRLMEELCIILDYDDHPLGAGTKKLCHIMENINQGLLHRAFSVFLFNESGKLLLQQRADEKITFPAMWTNTCCSHPLCVPSELGIDVKSGAKDVNSLDVAVQGAKVAAQRKLDHELGISLQDVPIENFTYLTRIHYKSASGEEQTSKWGEHEIDYILILRTKDDITINANYNEVKDYKYVSADELKEMFNDENLVFTPWFKLICQTFLFKWWSNLDNLQQFKDDEIHRLL